Proteins found in one Oryza glaberrima chromosome 4, OglaRS2, whole genome shotgun sequence genomic segment:
- the LOC127769400 gene encoding probable protein phosphatase 2C 37 codes for MVMASAGVNMPGGDGDHPPAAAQECHRLRRRRYVPAAAAASEDGDNSSNGGGEKRSLPASSASPSPSPTSSAASSDCSSDRDDDGCSSAAGAAARRLPLPSGASTAAAVWPVAFGSVSLAGRMRDMEDAVSLRPSFCTWLDGSPMHFFAVFDGHGGPHVSALCREQMHVIVAEEMAAEAAALRQRQPAAMEEEEEERAWRAALSRSFGRVDALAAVACACGRATVPACRCPLSGQTGAIIGSTAVVALLVRDRLVVSNCGDSRAVLCRAGDPLPLSSDHKPDRPDEKARIEAVGGRVVYLNGPRVRGILAMSRALGDKYLKPEVICEPDITITVRTVDDECLILASDGMWDVISNETASDVARQCLEDGSPTSGRRAAGSGEAASSSAGAPAAAVGQESEPRCYRAAALLARLALGRESSDNISVVVIDLKGRG; via the exons ATGGTGATGGCTAGCGCCGGCGTCAACATGCCGGGTGGCGATGGGGACCACCCCCCCGCGGCCGCCCAGGAATGCCACCGCCTGCGCAGGCGCCGCtacgtccccgccgccgccgccgcgtccgagGACGGGGACAACAGCAGCAACGGTGGGGGCGAGAAGAGGAGCCTCCCGgcctcctccgcgtcgccgtccccgtccccgacctcgtcggcggcttCCTCCGACTGCTCGTCcgaccgcgacgacgacgggtgctcctccgccgccggcgccgcggcgcggcggctcccgCTCCCGTCcggggcgtcgacggcggccgcggtgtGGCCCGTCGCGTTCGGGTCCGTCTCGCTCGCGGGGCGGATGCGCGACATGGAGGACGCCGTCTCGCTCCGGCCCTCCTTCTGCACCTGGCTCGACGGCTCGCCGATGCACTTCTTCGCCGTCTtcgacggccatggcggcccCCAT gtgTCCGCGCTGTGCCGGGAGCAAATGCACGTGATCGtggcggaggagatggcggcggaggcggcggcgctgcggcagcggcaaccggcggcgatggaggaggaggaggaggagagggcgtggcgggcggcgcTGTCGCGGAGCTTCGGCCGGGTGGacgcgctggcggcggtggcgtgcgcgTGCGGGCGCGCCACCGTGCCGGCGTGCCGGTGCCCGCTGTCGGGGCAGACGGGCGCCATCATCggctccaccgccgtcgtcgccctcctcgTCCGCGACCGCCTCGTCGTCTCCAACTGCGGCGACTCCCGCGCCGTCCTCTGCCGCGCCGGcgaccccctccccctctcctccgacCACAAG CCGGACCGGCCGGACGAGAAGGCGCGGATCGAGGCGGTGGGTGGCCGGGTGGTGTACCTCAACGGGCCGAGGGTGCGTGGCATCCTCGCCATGTCGCGAGCATTAG GAGACAAGTACCTAAAGCCTGAAGTCATATGTGAGCCAGACATCACCATAACCGTGAGGACCGTCGACGACGAATGCCTCATCCTCGCCAGCGATGGGATGTGGGATGTGATCTCAAACGAGACGGCCAGCGATGTCGCTCGACAATGCCTTGAAGACGGGAGCCCCACCAGTGGGCGTCGCGCAGCTGGGAGCGGCGAAGCCGCTTCCAGCAGCGCCGGTGCTCCGGCAGCAGCGGTAGGCCAAGAATCTGAGCCTCGCTGCTACCGTGCCGCTGCTCTCCTTGCGCGCCTCGCCCTCGGCAGGGAGAGTTCAGATAACATTAGTGTCGTTGTGATTGATCTGAAAGGAAGAGGGTAG
- the LOC127770206 gene encoding uncharacterized protein LOC127770206 has product MHLDIVPNLHNAGSTIPDLLGDGSTPPKGAAGGSAPPMASSRRSGITVPNLLGRGSAPPKTVAGGSTPLMVSSGRPGITILDLLGGGSAPPEAAVDGSAPPIASSGRSGITVPDLLDSRSAPPMASSARSDIIVPDLLGGGSASPKAPAGGSALPMASSGRSGITIPDLLGRGSAPPKAAANGSAPPIASSGKSTTPMAATAQACRCCSPKPVTSTSTT; this is encoded by the coding sequence ATGCACCTAGACATTGTTCCCAACCTCCACAACGCTGGATCCACCATCCCCGACCTCCTTGGCGATGGATCTACCCCTCCCAAGGGCGCCGCGGGTGGATCCGCTCCTCCCATGGCCTCTAGCCGTAGATCCGGCATCACCGTCCCCAACCTCCTCGGCAGAGGATCTGCCCCTCCCAAGACCGTTGCCGGTGGATCCACCCCTCTCATGGTCTCTAGCGGTAGACCCGGCATCACCATCCTCGACCTCCTCGGTGGCGGATCCGCCCCTCCCGAGGCTGCCGTCGATGGATCTGCCCCTCCCATAGCCTCTAGCGGTAGATCCGGCATCACCGTGCCCGACCTCCTCGACAGCAGATCGGCCCCTCCCATGGCCTCTAGTGCTAGATCCGACATCATCGTCCCcgacctcctcggcggcggatCCGCCTCTCCCAAGGCCCCCGCTGGTGGATCGGCCCTTCCCATGGCCTCTAGCGGTAGATCCGGCATCACCATCCCCGACCTCCTCGGCCGCGGATCCGCCCCTCCCAAGGCCGCCGCCAATGGATCCGCACCTCCTATTGCCTCTAGCGGCAAATCCACTACTcccatggccgccaccgcccaAGCCTGCCGCTGTTGCAGCCCAAAGCCAGTCACCTCCACCTCGACCACCTGA